CGATCGCCCAGATACTCAACATCGCCGTCGAGGTCTGGTGCTATCCCGACCGCGAAAGCGCCATGGCCGCGCTCAAGGCCGGGGATCTGGACCTGCTGGGCACGTCGAACAACTTCGAAATCGCCGATCCTGACCTGATGCTGTCCCGTGCCTACGCCGAGGATCAGCCGATGTGGGTGACCCGGCTCGATGAACCGTTGCCGGGCGACCTCGCGGGCAAGCGCATCGCCATGGTGGACGACTACCTGCCAGCCTCGACCATCGAAGAGGCATACCCACAAGTTTCCCTGCAGCGTTACCGCTCGATTTTCGATGCCCTGGGCGCCGTGGCGTTCGGCCGGGATGCGCTCTATCTCGGCGACTTCATCAGCGCCAGCTACCTGATCAACACGCATTTCTACAACGACCTGCAACTGGCCGGCCCTTCGGGCCTTGATGCCAATCCGTTCGGCTTCGCCCTGGCCCGCAGCAACATGCGTTTGAAACGTCTGGTCGACAAGGCCCTGCTGGCGATTCCCATGGAGCAGCGTCTGGCCATTGAACTGCGCTGGAGCGCCGGTCGCGCCGATATGGCGGCGCAGTCGCGGGTGAGCCTGAGCGACAGCGAGCAACAATGGCTGGATCAGCATCCGGTGGTGCGGGTAGGCGCAATCGATGATTTTGCACCGCTGACATTCTTTGACGCCGATGGTCGGTTCAGCGGACTGGCTGCGCAACTGCTCAACCTGATCAGTCAGCGCAGCGGCCTGACGTTCGAGGTGGTGCGGGGTCAGTCTCTGGATCGTCAGGTCGAGCAACTCAAAAACGGTGAGCTGGATCTGTTACCGGTGCTGACACCGAGCCGCGAGCGCGAAACGCAAATGCTGTTTACCCGTTCGTACGCCAATAGTCCCTTCGTCTTGATCAGCGATTCGAAGGCACAGGCGCCGCGCAGTCTGGAAGAGATGACTGGCAAACGTCTGGCGCTCTATCGCGGTAATCCGTTGCGCGATTATCTGCTGGAGAACGTGCCGCAGATCCGCCTGATCGAGTTGCCAAGCCCGGCCGACGGCACGCAGGCGCTGCTCGACGGCAAGGCTGACGCGACATTGAGTTCGTTGTTGGTGGCGCGCTACCAGATCGATCACCAGTACCGCGATCGCTTGCGCATTGTCTCGACTTTGGGCGATCAACCGGCCCGGGTTGCTATGGTCACAGCGCTCGACGCCCCGCAGTTGCAATCCATTCTGAACAAGGCACTGCTGAGCATCGCACCGCAGGAAATTGACGGCCTGGTCGCACGCTGGAGTCGTAACGTGGTGCTGCAAGACAGCTATTGGCAGCGTCATCGCGAGCAAATATTGCGCGGGTTTGCCGTTGCTGCAGGGTTGCTGTTGCTGGCATTGGGCTGGATCGGCTTTCAGCGTCGGCAGATTCGCCAGCGTCAGCAATGGCTAAGTCAGTTGCAGGAGGCCAAGGAGACGGCCGACGAAGCCAACCGTGCCAAGAGTACGTTTCTGGCGACCATGAGTCATGAAATCCGCACCCCGATGAATGCCCTGACCGGCATGCTCGAACTGGCCCTCAAACGTGCCGATGAAGGCGTGACCGATCGCCAGGCGATCGAAGTCGCGTCCAGTGCCGGGCAGCAATTGCTGGCATTGATTGGCGACATTCTCGACATCGCACGCATCGAGTCCGGGCATTTGTCGCTGGCCCCCGAGCGCGCCAATCTGCGCGAAGTGGTCGTGTCGGTGTGTCGGATTTTCGAAGGCCTGGCCCGGCAGAAGCAATTGTTATGGCATGTCGAGCTGGATGAGCTCAGCGACGTCGAGGTGATGCTCGATCCCCTGCGTTTCAAGCAAGTGCTGTCGAACCTGTTGAGCAATGCAATCAAATTCACCGACGACGGCGAGGTGAGCCTGCGCTTGCGCGTGTTCGCAGAACAGGACGGGCTGATTGAGGTGGGCGTGATCATCGAAGACAGTGGACGGGGGATCAGCGTCGAGGATCAGCAGCGACTGTTCAGTCCGTTTGTACAGGTCGGCGAGCATCAGTCTGTGACGCATGGCGGGTCGGGTCTGGGGCTGGTGATCAGTCGCAACCTGTGCCGGATGATGGGCGGTGACTTGTGGATGAGCAGCGAGTTGAACCGCGGCACTCAGCTCATGCTGAGACTGGAGCTGCCTGTGCTGGCGCCACTTGTGCAGGAAGCTCCGCCGGCGCCAGTGGCGATGACAGTGAAGTCGCTGAACGTGCTGGTGGTGGATGACCATCCGGTGAATCGCCTGTTGTTGTGCCGGCAGTTGAGTGAACTGGGCCATCACGCCGTTGACGCCGGTGGCGGTGAAGAGGGGCTGGAGCTGTGGCGCAGGCAATCCTTCGATGCACTGATCACCGATATCAACATGCACGGGCTCAACGGTTACGAACTGGCGCGAGCAGTGCGTCAGGAAGAAGTCGCGACGGGCAGGGCGCCCTGCCTGATCCTCGGATTTACCGCCAATGCACAGATGGAAGAAAAGCAGCGATGCCGGGCGGCGGGGATGGACGATTGCCTGTTCAAACCGGTGCTGCTGCGCGAATTGAGCCAGGCCCTGATGGCTGCCGTACCGGGTGACGTGCAGGCTGACAGCGTGGACGATCCGGCAGTGGCCGAGTTCGACCTCAGTGCGCTGTGGCAACTGGCAGGCGTGGACAACCCGCTGATCGGGCAACTGCGTGAGGAGGTGTTGAGCAGTTTGCGCATTGACCTCAAGCGTCTGGACGAATCAGCTCGCGATCGCAAAGGCTTGCGTGATCTGGCGCATCACGTCACGGGCGGGGCGCACATGATTGGTGCCGAGCGCGTGGTCTCGGCGTGTCGGGTGCTCGAGCAGGCTTGCCAGGACGATCAGCCCGAAGCGGCATTGACGGCCGCCATCGATTTGCTGCGCGTGGCCATGCAAGACCTCGCGCAGCAGCTTCAGGCCTGATCGGTCAGTCCCACTGCGGCGCGATGCCTTTGGGGCTGGTCAGGCGATGGCCGCGATCCAGTGTGGCAATCAGCGCCATGTCGGCGTCGCTCAGAGTCAGCGCCGTGGCGCCCAGGTTGCCTTGCAGGTTGGCGCGCTTGGTCGACGATGGAATCACCGCGTAACCCGACTGCATCGCCCACGCCAGGGTGACCTGCGCCGGAGTGGCTTGCAGGCGCTCGGCGACCTGCACGATCAGCGGATCCTTCAACACTTCACCATAGGCCAGGGTCATGTACGACGTGATCTGAATGCCCTGACTCTGGGCGAATTCCACGACCTTGCGGTTCTGCAGGTACGGGTGCAGTTCAATCTGGTTGGTGGCGATATTTTCCGCACCGACCGCAGCAATCGCCTGTTTCATCAGGTCGATGGTGAAGTTGGACACGCCGATCTGCCGGGTCAGACCCAGGCGTTTGGCTTCCAGCAGGGCGCCCATGAATTCTTCGACCGGCACTTGATCTTCCGGCGATGGCCAGTGGATCAGCGTCAGGTCGAGGTAGTCGGTCTGCAACTTTTGCAGGCTCTCCTTGAGGCTTTCGATCAGCCGGTCTTTGGCGAAGTTGGCGATCCAGATTTTGCTGGTGATGAACAGTTCGTCGCGGGCGATGCCGCTGGCAGCGATGGCCTCGCCAACGTCGGATTCGTTTTCGTAGATTTGCGCGGTGTCGATGACCCGGTAACCGAGCTCAAGGGCGGTGCTCACCGAGTCGATGACTACCTGACCTTGCAGGCGAAACGTACCAAGACCGAAAGCGGGAACAGACATGAAGGACTCCAGGGTTGCAGTGGGAATGAGCAGGAGTATCCGCGTCTGATTCCTTGGGAAAAACCGCTGTCGGGACAAAGTACTGTTGACTGAAAGTCACGAATCACCGCAGTCGGTCATCGTTCCATCAGTAGAACGATGAGGACGGTTTTGGCTGACTAGTACTAAATACGTGGCGAATTTATGATCGGCCTTATGATCAACCTGATGACGGAGTCCACCATGAAAAACCTTATCGGTATCTACACCAGCCCTCGCGGCCACTGGGTCGGCGATGGGTTTCCGGTGCGTACCCTATTTTCCTACGACAATCTGGGCAAGCACATCAGCCCGTTCCTGCTGCTGGATCACGCCGGGCCTGCGCAATTCACCCCGACCACTGAGCGTCGTGGCGTGGGCCAGCATCCGCACCGTGGTTTCGAAACCGTGACCATCGTTTACGAAGGGGAAGTGCAGCACCGTGATTCCACCGGCAGCGGCGGCATCATTGGTCCGGGCGATGTGCAATGGATGACGGCGGCTTCCGGAATCCTGCATGAAGAATTCCACTCGGAAAACTTCGCCAGAACCGGCGGCAATCTGGAAATGGTGCAGCTGTGGGTGAATCTGCCGGCCAGGGACAAAATGGCCGCGCCGGGTTACCAGACCATTCTGGACAGTGATATCCCGCAAATCGCACTCAAGGACGGTGCCGGCAGCCTGCGTCTGATCGCCGGTGAGTTCGACGGTCAGAAGGGCCCGTCCCGCACGTTCACGCCTATCGATGTGTGGGATCTGCGACTGAACAGCGGCAAGTTGCTCACGCTGGACTTGCACGAAGGCCGCAACACGGCGTTGGTGGTGTTGAAGGGGTCGATACAGGTCAATGGCGTGGAGTCGATGCGCGAAGGGCAACTGGCGCTGTTCGAGCGTGACGGCAAGCGAATCACCCTCCAAGCCAGCCAGGACGCAGTGGTGCTGTTGCTCAGCGGCGAGCCGATTGATGAGCCGATCGTCGGCCACGGCCCGTTCGTGATGAACACCGAGCAGGAAATCCACCAGGCCTTCGCCGACTTCCAGTCCGGCCGCTTCGGCCAGATGCACGGCTGAAAATCCCGGCAGACGCCACGCGTGTCTGCCGGTTTTTTTTGAGCGCGCGCAGTGGCGCTCATCCCGCCAAATCAATTCCTCCTACACTGAGCCCAATCTGTGCGATCTTCTCGCGACTGGCCCCTGTCGGAGTTGTTTGATGCTGTCTCTGCTCACCGATCATCCGTTGTTTTGCGCCTTGATCCTGATCCTGATCGATCTCGGTCTGTGGCGTCTGATCAGCTCCCACGGCAGCGCCTGGAAACTGTTGGTGCGGGTGCTGATCTTTGCCCTGTTCAGCATTCTGCTGTTCAACGAAGGGCTCAACCCGATGGAGCCTGCGCCGTGGGCCGACAACGTGCCATTGCACCTGGCGGCGACCGGGTTGCAGATCGGCTGGTGGCTGTTCGGCGCGCGCACCCTGACGGTGTTGATTGGCGCGGTGATGATGCAGCGGGTCGGGCACACCGGGCGGCTGTTGCAGGATCTGCTGGGTGCGGTGATCTTCCTGATTGCGATCATCGCGGCGCTGGCCTACGTGCTGGATCTGCCGGTCAAAGGCGTGCTGGCAACATCCGGGGCGTTGGCGATCATCGTCGGTCTGGCATTGCAGAGCACCTTGAGTGACGTGTTTTCCGGGATCGTGCTCAACACCACCAAGCCTTATCAACTGGATGACTGGATTTCCATCGACGGCACCGAAGGCCGGGTCACCGACATCGACTGGCGCGCCACGCGCCTGCAAACCAGTCAGGGCAGCATGGCGGTGATTCCCAACTCGCTGGCGGCCAAGGCCAAGATCATCAACTTCAGCCGGCCGAGCAATATGTTCGGGGTTGCCGTCAGCGTGCAGGTCAGCCCGCATGCGCGGCCCAGTTCGGTGATCGATGCCCTGGAGCGGGCGATGCAGGGCTGTCGGCAATTGCTGGAAAGCCCCGCGCCGAGTGTCGCGCTGAAGAACTCCAGCAGTGCCGGTACCGAATATGAAATCAGCGGGTTTGTCGCTTCGATGAGCGAAAAGCGCGTGGTGCGCAATCAGTTGTTTGACCTCGCTTACCGGCACCTGCAAGCGTCCGGGGTCAATCTATTGTCGAGTGATGAGCCTGGCGTGCCGAGCAATCTCTCGCGCCCCCGGGCGTTGCTGGACAGCTCACCGATTTTCTCCACGCTGCGGCAGGAAGAGAAAGAAACCTTCAGCCAGAACATGACCCTGCAGACCTTCCGTGCCGGCGAGATGATCCTCGCGGGCGGTGAGGTCAGCGATCATTTGTTCATCATCGAATCCGGTGTGGTCTCGGTGACGCTCAAGCGCCACGGCACGCCATTCGAGTCCGGGCGGATGGGGCCGGGTGAGGTGATCGGCGAGGCGGGGATTCTGTCCGATACGTCATTGCCGGCCGACTTTTCCGCCAAGACCTTCTGCGCGCTGTACCGCATCGAGAAGTCTTATCTCAAACCGTGTCTGGACGCCCGTCACGACATCAACGACGCGATGCAGGCGCTGCTCGATTTCCGCCTGCACAAGGCGCAATCCCTGACGGAAGAAACGCCGGTGGCGGTGCCGAAAAAAGGTTTCCTGCAATGGCTGCGCAACCGCGTCTGAGCCTTCAGCGCAGGCCGTAATCCGCCAGTTTGCGTTCCAGGTTCAGGCGCACCTGCGGCCATTCGTCATCGATGATGCTGAAACGCACCGAGTTGCGCTTGCGGCCGTCCGGCATGATGCGTTCATGGCGGACGATGCCTTCCTGCTGCGCGCCGAGCCGCAGGATCGCGTTACGTGATTTCTGGTTGTTTTCGTCGGTGGTGAACTGCACCCGCACGCAATCGAGCACCTCGAACGCGTGGCGCAGCATCAGGTACTTGGCCTCGGTGTTGACGAAGGTCTTCTGAAAGCGTGCCGAAATCCAGCTGCTGCCGATCTCCAGCTTGCGATTGAGCGGATCGATCTTCCAGAACCGGGTCGAGCCGATCACTTCGCCGGTTTCTTTCAGCACGATGACAAACGGCATGACCGTGCCCGCCTCACGGCCGTCGAGGGCCTTTTTCAGGTAGGCATCGACGGTGGTGGCCGAGGGCACCACCGTGACCGTGAGATTCCACAGTTCACCGTCGGCGGCAGCGCGGAGCAGGGCATCGGCGTCGGTGTATTGAAGCGGGCGCAGGATGATTCCCTGGCCTTGCAGCGTGGTTTGCATGAGGGGATTCTCGACGGTTCGGGCGAGGGCTTATTACGCCGTACGGGAAGGATGCGACGCAACCGTCGCGGTGGGCGGATGTCACAGTTTTTATCGGTCAAAGGCAGGAACCCGGACGATGAAAAAGATGCGCATTGCCACGTTCAACGTCAACGGCCTGCGGGCCCGACTGCCGAATCTGCTGGAATGGCTGAGGCGCGAGCAGCCGGACATCGTCTGTTTGCAAGAGCTGAAACTGGTGGACAGCGCGTTTCCTGCCGCTGAGCTTGCGGCCGCCGGTTACGGTGCCATCTGGCACGGCCAGGCGTCATGGAACGGCGTGGCTATTCTTGCCCGCGATGCGCAACCGCTGGAGAGCCGGCGCGGTCTGCCCGGCGATCCTGACGATAAACACAGTCGCTATCTCGAAGCGGCGGTGCACGGGGTGTTGGTGGGGTGCCTGTACCTGCCCAATGGCAATCCGCAGCCGGGGCCGAAGTTCGATTACAAACTGGCCTGGTTCGAGCGTCTGATCAAATACGCCCGGGATCTGCAAAGCAGCGACCACCCGGTGGTGTTGGCCGGCGATTACAACGTGGTGCCCACCGATCTGGATATCTACAACACTCGTTCCTGGCTCAAGGATGCGTTGTTGCAACCGCAAAGCCGCGAGTGTTACCAGCGATTGCTGGATCAGGGCTGGACGGATTCGTTGCGGCACCTTTATCCCGAAGATCGGCTTTATACGTTCTGGGATTACTTCCGCCAGCACTGGCAGAAGAACTCCGGGCTGCGGATCGACCATCTACTGCTTAATCCAAAGCTGAGCCCTTATCTGCACGAGGCCGGTGTAGATGCCTGGGTGCGCAATGAACCGCATGCCAGCGACCACGCGCCGACGTGGATTCGCATCGATTCGCGTAAAAGACGCTAGCCGGTGATTGGTTAATTCAATTGTCGATTCGATGCCCGGATCCCGTATACATGGCGACCATCGGCGGAACGATCCGCGCCCCCATGCAAAAGGACCCAGCAATGAGCGAGCCACGCCTGACGAATCTGAAACAGTACCTGCAACGCCTGGGATTCGATGCGCCTCCGGCACCGACCCTTGAAACCCTGCGTCTGTTGCAGCTGCGCCATACCGGCGCCTTTCCTTTCGAAAACCTGTCGACGCTCAGTGGCGAGCCCGTCCTGATCGATCTGCCCTCCATCGAACGCAAGGTGTTTAACGGCGCCCGTGGCGGCTACTGCTACGAGCTGAACAATCTGTTTCTGGCGCTGTTGCTGGAGTTGGGGTTCGACGCGCGGGGTATCAGCGGGCGAGTGGTGATGAATCAGCCCGAGGGCAGCTGGACGGCGCGCACCCACCGCTTGAGCCTGGTGACCATTGACGACGTGCGCTACATCACCGACGTCGGCTTCGGCGGCATGGTGCCGACCGCGCCGCTGATGCTCGATACCGACGCCGAGCAATCCACGCCGCATG
The window above is part of the Pseudomonas fluorescens genome. Proteins encoded here:
- a CDS encoding ATP-binding protein, with protein sequence MICPLRIVLLSILLLASAVHATEAQRLEIVSRTRLEGVQVRLDEQDKQWLSAHRVLRIGASWPDYPPFELTRKRHELEGLTADYADAIAQILNIAVEVWCYPDRESAMAALKAGDLDLLGTSNNFEIADPDLMLSRAYAEDQPMWVTRLDEPLPGDLAGKRIAMVDDYLPASTIEEAYPQVSLQRYRSIFDALGAVAFGRDALYLGDFISASYLINTHFYNDLQLAGPSGLDANPFGFALARSNMRLKRLVDKALLAIPMEQRLAIELRWSAGRADMAAQSRVSLSDSEQQWLDQHPVVRVGAIDDFAPLTFFDADGRFSGLAAQLLNLISQRSGLTFEVVRGQSLDRQVEQLKNGELDLLPVLTPSRERETQMLFTRSYANSPFVLISDSKAQAPRSLEEMTGKRLALYRGNPLRDYLLENVPQIRLIELPSPADGTQALLDGKADATLSSLLVARYQIDHQYRDRLRIVSTLGDQPARVAMVTALDAPQLQSILNKALLSIAPQEIDGLVARWSRNVVLQDSYWQRHREQILRGFAVAAGLLLLALGWIGFQRRQIRQRQQWLSQLQEAKETADEANRAKSTFLATMSHEIRTPMNALTGMLELALKRADEGVTDRQAIEVASSAGQQLLALIGDILDIARIESGHLSLAPERANLREVVVSVCRIFEGLARQKQLLWHVELDELSDVEVMLDPLRFKQVLSNLLSNAIKFTDDGEVSLRLRVFAEQDGLIEVGVIIEDSGRGISVEDQQRLFSPFVQVGEHQSVTHGGSGLGLVISRNLCRMMGGDLWMSSELNRGTQLMLRLELPVLAPLVQEAPPAPVAMTVKSLNVLVVDDHPVNRLLLCRQLSELGHHAVDAGGGEEGLELWRRQSFDALITDINMHGLNGYELARAVRQEEVATGRAPCLILGFTANAQMEEKQRCRAAGMDDCLFKPVLLRELSQALMAAVPGDVQADSVDDPAVAEFDLSALWQLAGVDNPLIGQLREEVLSSLRIDLKRLDESARDRKGLRDLAHHVTGGAHMIGAERVVSACRVLEQACQDDQPEAALTAAIDLLRVAMQDLAQQLQA
- the dkgB gene encoding 2,5-didehydrogluconate reductase DkgB, giving the protein MSVPAFGLGTFRLQGQVVIDSVSTALELGYRVIDTAQIYENESDVGEAIAASGIARDELFITSKIWIANFAKDRLIESLKESLQKLQTDYLDLTLIHWPSPEDQVPVEEFMGALLEAKRLGLTRQIGVSNFTIDLMKQAIAAVGAENIATNQIELHPYLQNRKVVEFAQSQGIQITSYMTLAYGEVLKDPLIVQVAERLQATPAQVTLAWAMQSGYAVIPSSTKRANLQGNLGATALTLSDADMALIATLDRGHRLTSPKGIAPQWD
- a CDS encoding pirin family protein, which encodes MKNLIGIYTSPRGHWVGDGFPVRTLFSYDNLGKHISPFLLLDHAGPAQFTPTTERRGVGQHPHRGFETVTIVYEGEVQHRDSTGSGGIIGPGDVQWMTAASGILHEEFHSENFARTGGNLEMVQLWVNLPARDKMAAPGYQTILDSDIPQIALKDGAGSLRLIAGEFDGQKGPSRTFTPIDVWDLRLNSGKLLTLDLHEGRNTALVVLKGSIQVNGVESMREGQLALFERDGKRITLQASQDAVVLLLSGEPIDEPIVGHGPFVMNTEQEIHQAFADFQSGRFGQMHG
- a CDS encoding mechanosensitive ion channel family protein — protein: MLSLLTDHPLFCALILILIDLGLWRLISSHGSAWKLLVRVLIFALFSILLFNEGLNPMEPAPWADNVPLHLAATGLQIGWWLFGARTLTVLIGAVMMQRVGHTGRLLQDLLGAVIFLIAIIAALAYVLDLPVKGVLATSGALAIIVGLALQSTLSDVFSGIVLNTTKPYQLDDWISIDGTEGRVTDIDWRATRLQTSQGSMAVIPNSLAAKAKIINFSRPSNMFGVAVSVQVSPHARPSSVIDALERAMQGCRQLLESPAPSVALKNSSSAGTEYEISGFVASMSEKRVVRNQLFDLAYRHLQASGVNLLSSDEPGVPSNLSRPRALLDSSPIFSTLRQEEKETFSQNMTLQTFRAGEMILAGGEVSDHLFIIESGVVSVTLKRHGTPFESGRMGPGEVIGEAGILSDTSLPADFSAKTFCALYRIEKSYLKPCLDARHDINDAMQALLDFRLHKAQSLTEETPVAVPKKGFLQWLRNRV
- a CDS encoding GNAT family N-acetyltransferase, translated to MQTTLQGQGIILRPLQYTDADALLRAAADGELWNLTVTVVPSATTVDAYLKKALDGREAGTVMPFVIVLKETGEVIGSTRFWKIDPLNRKLEIGSSWISARFQKTFVNTEAKYLMLRHAFEVLDCVRVQFTTDENNQKSRNAILRLGAQQEGIVRHERIMPDGRKRNSVRFSIIDDEWPQVRLNLERKLADYGLR
- a CDS encoding exodeoxyribonuclease III, giving the protein MKKMRIATFNVNGLRARLPNLLEWLRREQPDIVCLQELKLVDSAFPAAELAAAGYGAIWHGQASWNGVAILARDAQPLESRRGLPGDPDDKHSRYLEAAVHGVLVGCLYLPNGNPQPGPKFDYKLAWFERLIKYARDLQSSDHPVVLAGDYNVVPTDLDIYNTRSWLKDALLQPQSRECYQRLLDQGWTDSLRHLYPEDRLYTFWDYFRQHWQKNSGLRIDHLLLNPKLSPYLHEAGVDAWVRNEPHASDHAPTWIRIDSRKRR
- a CDS encoding arylamine N-acetyltransferase family protein, producing MSEPRLTNLKQYLQRLGFDAPPAPTLETLRLLQLRHTGAFPFENLSTLSGEPVLIDLPSIERKVFNGARGGYCYELNNLFLALLLELGFDARGISGRVVMNQPEGSWTARTHRLSLVTIDDVRYITDVGFGGMVPTAPLMLDTDAEQSTPHEPYRIEVQADGYMLRARVAGEWRPMYLFDLQRQEDIDYTLGNWYVSTHPDSPFAQRLMVARTGDGWRRTLNNGSFAIHRIGAESERREVVDVDELIELLEREFGLRLPHQPGAREALARLIQPV